From a single Portunus trituberculatus isolate SZX2019 chromosome 15, ASM1759143v1, whole genome shotgun sequence genomic region:
- the LOC123504264 gene encoding LOW QUALITY PROTEIN: POC1 centriolar protein homolog A-like (The sequence of the model RefSeq protein was modified relative to this genomic sequence to represent the inferred CDS: deleted 1 base in 1 codon) — protein sequence MASVRSEDPTLKCHFKGHRDLVTALHFNPTNTQLVSSSLDHTLMMWNHRQRHRAYRFLGHTDAVNDVRFSPSGNLMASASRDRTVRLWIPNVRGEGLDIRAHQANVRSVDFSPDGQQLVSGSDDKSLKIWAVHRHKFVCSIATHTNWVRCVRFSPDGRMLVSCADDKTVQVHDALNATTLHTFTELKTSCTHVAFHPSGSCIASASKDGVVKVYDIRTRKLLQHYDIHEEPVLGISFHPSGHILATCSADKTLKLLDLLEGRPIYTLHGHQGSVTCCNFSSSGEHFASGSQDKQVMVWQGNLKSVEPCENLEEVEEERRSYSPLNVTAQVPFGGENDKDDDIVVVEDYRQEERQQERPQVDPHHEHGVRDIRAEDELKNMLMKFESTVQHLSSQMDTLTQTCVILEQRLSMVENKVAEVAYQQQNMSKNM from the exons ATGGCCTCAGTGAGAAGTGAAGACCCCACACTCAAGTGCCACTTTAAGGGTCACCGTGACCTTGTGACAGCACTACACTTCAATCCAACCAACACTCAACTGGTGTCGTCCTCCCTCGACCACACACTCATGATGTGGAACCACCGCCAGCGGCACAGAGCATACAGGTTCCTCGGCCACACTGATGCTGTCAATGATGTGCGCTTCTCTCCCAGTGGCAACCTCATGGCCTCTGCCTCCAGGGACCGCACCGTGCGCCTCTGGATCCCTAATGTCAGAGGTGAGGGACTTGA CATTCGAGCCCACCAGGCCAACGTACGATCTGTAGACTTTTCCCCTGACGGCCAGCAGCTGGTGTCAGGCTCAGATGATAAGTCTCTCAAGATCTGGGCTGTGCATCgccataaatttgtttgctcCATTGCTACACACACCAACTGG GTTCGCTGTGTCCGATTCTCACCTGATGGTCGCATGTTGGTCTCATGTGCTGATGACAAGACAGTCCAGGTGCACGACGCCCTCAATGCCACTACCCTGCACACCTTCACTGAGCTCAAGACCTCCTGTACACATGTGGCCTTCCATCCCTCGGGCTCCTGCATTGCCTCTGCCAGCAAGGACGGTGTGGTGAAGGTGTACGACATCCGAACACGTAAGTTGTTACAGCATTACGACATTCATGAAGAGCCAGTGCTGGGCATCTCATTCCACCCGTCGGGCCACATCTTGGCGACCTGCTCAGCTGACAAAACTCTAAAACTACTAGATCTGCTGGAAGGCCGCCCTATCTATACCCTTCATGGCCACCAAGGATCAGTGACCTGCTGTAACTTTTCTTCCAGTGGTGAGCATTTTGCCTCAGGAAGCCAAGACAAACAGGTAATGGTGTGGCAGGGTAACCTGAAGTCTGTGGAACCTTGTGAGAActtagaggaggtggaggaagagagaagatcaTATAGCCCACTGAATGTCACAGCCCAGGTGCCTTTTGGTGGGGAGAATGACAAGGACGATgatattgtggtggtggaggattacagacaagaggaaaggcaaCAGGAACGGCCTCAGGTTGATCCCCACCATGAGCATGGAGTGAGGGACATAAGAGCAGAGGATGAACTGAAAAATATGCTGATGAAGTTTGAATCTACTGTGCAGCACCTGTCTTCTCAGATGGACACACTCACCCAGACCTGTGTCATT CTGGAGCAGAGGCTATCGATGGTAGAGAATAAGGTGGCTGAAGTAGCATATCAGCAGCAGAACATGAGCAAGAATATGTGA
- the LOC123504265 gene encoding tuftelin-interacting protein 11-like: protein MSDNEVEKFEITDYDLEHEFSQNRPGRRQTKEQQIYGMWAQESGGEEEGDADPGSSVPPPSRLSVLRGGLNFVSGGIQQAGKKKDATKGDGSDGEESESELSSRPMFGAGGAADSSDEDAPRQLPASFGGKKSSSQPSYTSSKRQDIAGMRRGGGRSSGGSSLLGSGLGDWEKYTSGIGSKLLKKMGFEEGKGLGKNLQGISTPVEANKRKGKGAIGFYGSERSERSLKDFPTHDSDEEEKEKFKDLLQQWKKTGGKKKIKYIYKSAEEVIQEGRTKKLKPTDDSHITKTKVIDMTGPETRVLSSYHAIAGQKNLVDEYEEDKKKKYEHFDLPELLHNLQILLEKCEDDIIRNARTVERESDRVVHLTHEQEKYETLLEREKKELEGLDQALALVESLETRHKEQTLTLSEATSIFSELKSDYQKIYNTFEIPYLAPTYITPLLKELLRTWNPLAQPAGHKEVFATWQRLVEVGDSQQPQQQQQPDGSVPLDPYHHLVWETWASAVRSAIMGPWEPRDCSPLLAVLEAWNVPLVPMWIQAHLLQHVILPRITRAVQNWNPLQDTVPIHTWLHPWLPLLVDNLQSVYPVIRQKLSAALVHWHPNDRSAKMVLQPWKRVFSDISMTTLLQTNIQPKLETALLEMAITPHNQNLDPWHWFLDWDDLLPPQITLDIMERCFFPQWYQALGAWLSSNPPHQEVIAWYKGWRDLIPKSLSNHLQVRQKFQQALEVCSRALSYQLGASDQFNLLLAGLDKLNEPPPPPPLGSPPQQRSKDWADIISSARRETLSMREVVERRCQERGIVFVPMPDRKHEARPVYRCGKLNVSFNKNIIYVQTERGWMPKSLTTLLDDA from the exons ATGTCTGACAATGAAGTAGAAAAGTTTGAAATCACCGACTATGATTTGGAGCACGAGTTTTCACAAAACCGGCCTGGACGGCGGCAGACCAAAGAGCAACAGATCTATGGCATGTGGGCacaggagagtggaggagaagag GAAGGTGATGCAGACCCAGGAAGCAgtgttcctcctccatcacggcTCAGTGTGCTGCGAGGAGGGCTCAACTTTGTGTCTGGTGGCATCCAACAGGCCGGCAAGAAAAAGGATGCCACGAAAGGTGATGGCTCAGATGGTGAAGAGTCGGAGTCTGAACTGTCCTCCCGACCAATGTTTGGAGCTGGAGGAGCTGCAGATTCAAG TGATGAAGATGCTCCAAGACAGCTTCCAGCATCTTTTGGAGGCAAAaagtcatccagccagccatcaTATACCTCTTCAAAAAGACAGGACATTGcagggatgagaagaggaggaggacgaagtaGTGGGGGATCAAGTCTTTTGGGCAGTGGTCTGGGAGACTGGGAGAAGTACACCTCTGGTATTGGGAGTAAGCTTCTAAAGAAGATGGgttttgaggaaggcaaaggTTTAGGTAAAAATCTGCAAGGTATATCAACACCAGTAGAAGCTaacaaaaggaagggaaaaggtgcAATTGGCTTTTATGGATCAGAAAGATCAGAAAGATCTCTGAAGGATTTTCCAACTCATGAttcagatgaagaagaaaaagaaaaattcaaagACCTCTTACAGCAATGGAAGAAgactggagggaaaaagaagataaagtacATATACAAGAGTGCTGAGGAAGTGATACAAGAAGGGAGGACAAAGAAACTCAAGCCAACTGATGACAGTCACATCACAAAGACTAAAGTCATTGACATGACTGGACCAGAAACCAGGGTTTTGAGTAGCTACCATGCCATTGCTGGACAGAAAAACCTTGTagatgaatatgaagaagacaaaaagaagaagtatgAACATTTTGATCTTCCTGAACTACTGCACAACCTCCAGATTCTGTTAGAGAAGTGCGAGGATGATATCATCCGTAATGCTCGGACggtggagagggaaagtgacagAGTTGTTCACCTGACCCATGAGCAGGAAAAGTATGAAactttgttagagagagagaaaaaagaattggAAGGACTTGATCAAGCTCTGGCTCTAGTTGAGAGTCTTGAAACAAGACACAAAGAACAAACATTAACTCTTAGTGAAGCTACAAGCATTTTTAGTGAACTGAAGTCTGATTATCAGAAAATATATAACACATTTGAGATCCCTTATTTAGCTCCTACTTATATAACACCTCTTTTGAAGGAATTATTAAGAACATGGAATCCTTTAGCACAACCAGCAGGTCACAAAGAGGTGTTTGCAACATGGCAAAGATTGGTGGAAGTTGGAGACAGCCAAcaaccacagcagcaacagcagccagATGGCAGTGTGCCCCTGGATCCATATCACCACTTAGTATGGGAAACATGGGCATCTGCAGTAAGGTCAGCCATCATGGGTCCTTGGGAACCCCGAGATTGTTCACCACTCTTGGCTGTCCTTGAGGCATGGAATGTTCCTCTGGTGCCCATGTGGATCCAGGCCCACCTTCTGCAGCATGTCATTTTGCCCCGCATTACCCGAGCAGTTCAGAACTGGAATCCTCTGCAAGACACAGTGCCCATCCACACCTGGTTGCACCCATGGCTACCTCTCTTGGTAGACAACCTTCAGTCTGTGTATCCTGTTATACGGCAGAAGCTGTCGGCTGCTCTTGTCCACTGGCACCCCAATGACCGCTCGGCTAAGATGGTCTTACAGCCGTGGAAGAGAGTGTTCAGTGACATCTCAATGACCACCTTATTACAAACTAATATCCAACCAAAATTAGAAACTGCACTTTTGGAAATGGCTATTACGCCACACAACCAGAATCTGGACCCATGGCATTGGTTCCTAGACTGGGATGACCTCCTGCCCCCTCAGATCACTCTAGATATCATGGAGCGTTGCTTCTTCCCTCAGTGGTACCAAGCCTTGGGTGCCTGGCTTTCCTCTAATCCACCCCATCAGGAAGTAATAGCTTGGTACAAAGGTTGGCGGGACCTCATTCCCAAGAGCCTGTCCAATCACCTCCAGGTACGCCAGAAATTCCAACAAGCCCTGGAGGTGTGCAGCCGTGCCCTCAGCTATCAGCTAGGTGCCTCGGACCAGTTCAACCTTCTCCTAGCAGGTCTTGACAAGCTGAATgagccgcctcctcctcctcccttgggtTCTCCTCCTCAACAACGCTCCAAGGACTGGGCAGACATCATCAGCAGCGCACGGCGAGAGACCCTGAGCATGAGAGAGGTGGTTGAACGCAGGTGTCAGGAGCGTGGCATTGTGTTTGTGCCAATGCCAGACCGCAAACATGAGGCGCGCCCGGTGTACCGCTGTGGAAAACTTAACGTGTCATTCAATAAGAATATAATATATGTACAAACTGAACGAGGCTGGATGCCAAAGAGTTTAACTACCTTGCTTGATGATGCATAA